A genomic region of Spea bombifrons isolate aSpeBom1 chromosome 9, aSpeBom1.2.pri, whole genome shotgun sequence contains the following coding sequences:
- the NHLH1 gene encoding helix-loop-helix protein 1, with translation MMLNSDQTEIPAHSETESVFSDCGGGGLNDSGVIGLCGETRICEANDVVKRELQHLSREERRRRRRATAKYRTAHATRERIRVEAFNLAFAELRKLLPTLPPDKKLSKIEILRLAICYISYLNHVLDV, from the coding sequence ATGATGTTGAACTCCGATCAGACTGAGATTCCCGCTCATTCAGAGACGGAGTCCGTCTTCAGTGACTGTGGTGGTGGTGGCCTAAACGATTCAGGTGTCATCGGCTTGTGTGGAGAAACTCGCATTTGTGAAGCAAACGATGTAGTGAAACGCGAGCTTCAGCACTTAAGCCGCGAGGAACGGCGCCGCCGGAGAAGAGCGACAGCCAAATACCGCACGGCGCACGCTACGAGAGAGCGTATCCGAGTGGAAGCTTTCAACTTGGCCTTCGCAGAGCTCCGCAAGCTGCTCCCGACTTTGCCCCCAGACAAGAAACTGTCCAAGATCGAGATCCTCCGACTGGCCATTTGCTACATCTCTTATCTCAACCACGTTCTAGATGTGTGA